The Mycolicibacterium parafortuitum nucleotide sequence GGGTGAGGCTGACGTGCCAGCCCGACTTCCACAGCAGGTAGCCGCACAGGATGAACATCACGACATAGACCGCGGGACCGCAGAAGTCGATGAACTTGCGGATCGATTCCATCCCGCGCCAGAACACGCAGGCCTGCAGCACCCACAACAGCATGAAGCTGCACCAGCCCAGCAGCGACAGCCCGGTGAATCCGTACTGGTCGACGTCGGCGTACGGCGCCAGCCCGGGAAACAGCTTGAGCAGCACCACATCCAGGGCCGCGGAGGCGAGGTAGGTCTGGATGCCGTACCAGGCCACCGCGATCAGGCCGCGGATGATCGCGGGGATGTTGGCGCCGAGCACACCGAACGAACTGCGGCACACCACCGGGTACGGCACCCCAGCCTGCTGGCTCGGCTTGGCGACCAGGTTGCAGAAGACGTTGACGATGACGATGCCGACCAGCAGGGCGATCAGCACCTGCCAGCTGGCCAGGCCGAGCGCGAACAGGCTGCCCGCGGTCACGTACCCGCCGACGCTGTGCACGTCGGACATCCAGAACGCGAAGATGTTGTACGAACTCCAGGACTGCTTGCCCAGTGGAGCGAGGTCCTCGTTGGTCAACCGCGGGTCGTAGTCGTCTTTGATGACACCCCCGCCGACCGGGTGTCCTGCGGCTTCGACGATGTCGTTGGCGCCGACGACGGCGCTGGGAGGCAGATCTCGGATGTCTGACATTGCGCTTCCTGCCTGTGAACGGAGGGTTCGTTTGCAGGGAAGCTAGTTACGGCGTGTTTCCTGACCGTTGCGCCGAGAATATATTTCTGGGTTACCGGTCGCCGAGTACCAGGCCGGTGTCGGTCGGCAGTGACTCGACGACGACGTTGAGGCGCCTGTTGTGGACCGCGGCGGCGGCGAGCAGCGCTTCGGCGTCGCCGGAGAGGAACGCGTCGAGCATCACCCGGTGGTCCTCGTGCAGCAGGATGCGCTGTTGCGGCTCGACGTGCACCATCAACTGCACGGGTTCGGTGATGTTCCAAGCGGATTCGAGCATGTGCACCAGGCGCAGCATCCGCGACGGCCGGCTCAGCGCCATGTGAAACTGTCTGCTGTGCCGGTGGTAGGCCTGGGCGTCGTCGAATTTCAGTGCCTGCTGCAGGGTTTCGTGGACCTCGGCCAGGTGCGCGCGGTCGGAGTCGCTGGCGTGGACGACCGCGGCCGCCATCGCCGCCGACTCCAGCGTCTCGCGGACCAGATACATCTCGACGAGTTCGCTGGCGGTCAGTTGTGCGACGGCGTAGCCGGAGTTCTGCCGGTGCTGGACCAGTCCCTCGGCGGTGAGGGTCTTGAGGCTCTCCCGCACCGGGATGTGGCTGACGCCGAACATCTCGGCGACCTCGCCGACGGGGATCGGGGTGCCGGGCGGTACGGCGCCGTCGAGGATCACCCGGCGCAGCTCGTCGACGATGCTCACGGCGTCCCGGCCGACGGCCGCCTTGAACAGCGCGGCGGAGTGTCGGCGATCCCGCATCCCGCGATCTTCCTCCTTCCGCGGGTGGCCGGCGACCTAAAGACATTCCACTATTGACATGTCAGTAGTGGGGTGTCAGTGTGAGATAACCGATACAGGAGGTTCACCGATGACCGATACCGACGAATCCGTAGCAGTCGACTCCTCGGGCGAGCCCTCGTCGACCCTCTTCGGGACCGGCGAGTTCTTCCAGGTCGGCAACTATGCGCCGGTTCCCGGCGAACTCAGCGCAACCGATCTCCCCGTCGAGGGCGCCATCCCGCCGGAGATCGACGGCTGGTATCTGCGGAACGGGCCGAACCCCCGCGAGGCGACCGGGCACTGGTTCACCGGAGACGGCATGATCCACGGCGTCCGCATCGAGAACGGGCGCGCGGCGTGGTATCGCAACCGCTGGGTGCGCACCGACAGCTTCATCGACCCGTTCCCGGTCTACAACGAGGACGGCACCCGAAATCTGCGCTCCAGCGTCGCGAACACCCACGTCGTCAACCATGCGGGCAAGACGCTGGCGCTCGTCGAATCCTCGCTGCCCTACGAGATCACCAACGACCTGGAGACCGTCGGCGCCTACGACTTCGGCGGCAAGCTCACCGACGCGATGACCGCGCATCCGAAGATCTGTCCGACCACCGGTGAACTGCACTTCTTCGGGTACGGCAACATATTCGCCCCGCACGTCACCTACCATCGCGCAGATGCCAACGGGGAGTTGGTGATCGACCGACCGCTCGAGGTCCCGGCGTTGACGATGATGCACGATTTCGCGCTGACGCAGAACTACGTCGTGTTCATGGACCTGCCGATCGTGTTCAACTTCGACATCGCGATGCGCGGCGAAGGCGACATGCCCTACCGGTGGGATGACGCCTATGGGGCCCGGTTCGGGCTCCTGCGCCGCGACGATCCGTTCGGCGAGGTGCGGTGGTTCGACATCGACCCGTGCTACGTATTCCACGTCGCCAACGCCCACGAATCCGGCTCCACGCTGGTGCTGCAGGCGGTGCGATATCCCGAACTGTGGCGGGACAACGGCGGATTCGACGCCGACGGGGTGATGTGGACGTGGCGGATCGACCTCGGCACCGGCGCGGTCAGTGAGGGCCCGCTCGACGATCGCGTCGTCGAGTTCCCCCGCATCGACGACCGGCTCGCGACCCTGCCCGCGCGCTACGCGGTGTCCGTCGGCGACGCGCGCCTGGTCCGGCACGACCTGACCACCGGTGCGGCCGAGGAACACCGGTTCGGCACCCCGGAATCTCCGGGCGGGCCGGGCGAAGCCGTCTTCGTGCCGTCGGCGTCCGGTCCGGCCGACGAGAGCAGCGGGTGGTACATCGCCTACGTCTACGACCCGGCGCGCGCCGGCAGCGATCTGGTGATCATCGACGCGTCCGATTTCACCGGCCCGCCGGTGGCGAGGATCACGCTGCCGCAACGGGTTCCGTACGGGTTCCACGGCAACTGGATACCGGCCTGACAGGACGAGCCGGTCAGGACGGCGGGGCGAACCCGCCCGGGCCCGGCGGCGTGGGCATCGACGGGGGTGGCGGCGCGGTCCACTGGGATGTGGCCGGATTCTGCTGCAGGCGGTCGAGTTCGCGGCGGTGCCGCTCGGCCAGGACGGCGGCGAGCACCATCCCAGGGGGCGTCCCCGGCGGCGGTGGCGGCGAGATTCGCGACACCACCTCGGAGGTGATCCGATAGGCCATCTGGTCGCGCACCTGGGGGTCCAATTGCGGTGCGCGGGCCAGGAATTGGCGCGCCATATCGGCCTGCGCCGGGGTCAGTCCGGACAGCTGCAGCGTCGACGCCCACCACGCCAGTTGCGGTGGCATCGCCGGCGGCGGAGCCTGGCGTGCGGCCCGTTCGCTGATCACCACGGTGCCTGCGAAGATGTCGCCGACGCGTTTGCCCTGCGACGACAGCAGACTGCACAGCACGGCCGGGGCGCCGGTCAGCATCCAGAGTTCGATCACCCCGGCCAGTGCGCGGAACAGCGCCTGCCGGAAGCGTTCGGGGCTGCCGTCGTCGGACACCACCCGCAGACCCAGCGCCATCTTGCCGAGCGTCTTGCCCCGGGTGGCCGTCTCGAAGATCGCC carries:
- a CDS encoding GntR family transcriptional regulator translates to MRDRRHSAALFKAAVGRDAVSIVDELRRVILDGAVPPGTPIPVGEVAEMFGVSHIPVRESLKTLTAEGLVQHRQNSGYAVAQLTASELVEMYLVRETLESAAMAAAVVHASDSDRAHLAEVHETLQQALKFDDAQAYHRHSRQFHMALSRPSRMLRLVHMLESAWNITEPVQLMVHVEPQQRILLHEDHRVMLDAFLSGDAEALLAAAAVHNRRLNVVVESLPTDTGLVLGDR
- a CDS encoding carotenoid oxygenase family protein, producing MTDTDESVAVDSSGEPSSTLFGTGEFFQVGNYAPVPGELSATDLPVEGAIPPEIDGWYLRNGPNPREATGHWFTGDGMIHGVRIENGRAAWYRNRWVRTDSFIDPFPVYNEDGTRNLRSSVANTHVVNHAGKTLALVESSLPYEITNDLETVGAYDFGGKLTDAMTAHPKICPTTGELHFFGYGNIFAPHVTYHRADANGELVIDRPLEVPALTMMHDFALTQNYVVFMDLPIVFNFDIAMRGEGDMPYRWDDAYGARFGLLRRDDPFGEVRWFDIDPCYVFHVANAHESGSTLVLQAVRYPELWRDNGGFDADGVMWTWRIDLGTGAVSEGPLDDRVVEFPRIDDRLATLPARYAVSVGDARLVRHDLTTGAAEEHRFGTPESPGGPGEAVFVPSASGPADESSGWYIAYVYDPARAGSDLVIIDASDFTGPPVARITLPQRVPYGFHGNWIPA
- a CDS encoding RDD family protein, with product MVGQQQPVVTGDAVVLDIQIAQLPVRVLSALIDVTVVALLYVLGVLLWALTLADTDPAFSAAVLIIFTVLAIVGYPAIFETATRGKTLGKMALGLRVVSDDGSPERFRQALFRALAGVIELWMLTGAPAVLCSLLSSQGKRVGDIFAGTVVISERAARQAPPPAMPPQLAWWASTLQLSGLTPAQADMARQFLARAPQLDPQVRDQMAYRITSEVVSRISPPPPPGTPPGMVLAAVLAERHRRELDRLQQNPATSQWTAPPPPSMPTPPGPGGFAPPS